The genomic DNA CATCCGGTTCGCGATGAAGGCGCAGACGAAGTAGAGGACCGTGACGGCCAGGTAGGTCTCGATCCCCTGCTCGGAGTCCTCCTGCATCTGGCGGGCCTGGAAGGTCAGCTCCAGCACCCCGATGGCGAATGCCACGGAGGAGTTCTTGAACACGTTCATGAACTCCGAGGTGAGCGGCGGGATGATGATCCGGAACGCCATGGGAAGGAGAACGTACCGGTAGGTCTGGGGGAGCGTGAGGCCCATG from Candidatus Deferrimicrobiaceae bacterium includes the following:
- a CDS encoding amino acid ABC transporter permease; this encodes WVKQEMPAKEFVTATVCLGLFTSARIAEQVRAGIQSLPRGQRMAGLAMGLTLPQTYRYVLLPMAFRIIIPPLTSEFMNVFKNSSVAFAIGVLELTFQARQMQEDSEQGIETYLAVTVLYFVCAFIANRMMAFIEKRSRVPGYIAAAK